The following are encoded in a window of Sphaerisporangium siamense genomic DNA:
- a CDS encoding amino acid deaminase/aldolase, with product MDERRRYDRATADLEPPLAILDMDALRANAAGMVDRARGKPIRLASKSIRCREVLRRVLRIDGFRGIMAFTLPEALWLAADGFTDILVAYPTADGAALAALAGDVRAAREITVMADSVEHLDFIEKAVGGVPDRQQIRICLDVDAGFTAFGGRFRAGALRSPVREPADAVALAATTAGRPGLRLTGLMAYEAQIAGVGDRVPGPYGRVVRLMQERSRRELAVRRGRVVQAVRRIADLEFVNGGGTGSVEKTAREKAVTEIAAGSGLYHPRLFDFYRNFTGRPAALFALPVVRRPAPDVVTVLGGGYHASGSPGASRLPQPYLPAGLRYDPREGAGEVQTPLLGPAARDLGIGDRVWFRHAKAGEMCERFDALHLVEGDRVTETVPTYRGEGKTFL from the coding sequence ATGGACGAACGCCGGCGTTACGATCGCGCCACCGCCGATCTGGAGCCGCCGCTGGCGATCCTGGACATGGACGCGTTGCGGGCGAACGCCGCCGGCATGGTGGACAGGGCGCGTGGGAAGCCGATCCGGCTCGCGAGCAAATCGATCCGCTGCCGGGAGGTCCTGCGGCGGGTGCTCCGCATCGACGGCTTCCGGGGGATCATGGCGTTCACGCTGCCCGAGGCGCTGTGGCTGGCCGCCGACGGGTTCACCGACATCCTGGTGGCCTACCCGACGGCCGACGGGGCGGCCCTGGCCGCGCTGGCGGGCGACGTGCGGGCGGCCCGCGAGATCACGGTGATGGCCGACAGCGTCGAACACCTGGACTTCATCGAGAAGGCGGTCGGCGGAGTGCCCGATCGCCAGCAGATCCGGATATGTCTGGACGTCGATGCGGGGTTCACCGCCTTCGGCGGCAGGTTCCGCGCCGGAGCCCTGCGCTCCCCCGTCCGAGAGCCCGCCGACGCCGTGGCGCTGGCCGCCACGACCGCCGGGCGTCCCGGCCTGCGCCTCACCGGCCTCATGGCGTACGAGGCGCAGATCGCGGGGGTCGGCGACCGGGTGCCGGGGCCGTACGGGCGGGTCGTCCGGCTGATGCAGGAGCGGTCGCGGCGCGAGCTGGCCGTGCGCAGGGGCCGCGTGGTCCAGGCCGTCCGGCGGATCGCCGACCTGGAGTTCGTCAACGGCGGCGGCACCGGCTCGGTCGAGAAGACCGCGCGCGAGAAGGCCGTCACCGAGATCGCGGCGGGCTCCGGCCTCTACCACCCGCGCCTGTTCGACTTCTACCGAAACTTCACCGGCCGCCCGGCCGCCCTGTTCGCGCTGCCGGTGGTCCGCAGGCCCGCGCCGGACGTCGTCACCGTGCTCGGCGGCGGGTACCACGCGTCCGGCTCGCCCGGCGCCTCGCGGCTGCCGCAGCCGTACCTGCCGGCCGGGCTGCGGTACGACCCGCGGGAAGGCGCGGGCGAGGTGCAGACGCCGCTGCTCGGCCCGGCGGCCCGGGACCTCGGGATCGGGGACCGGGTGTGGTTCCGCCACGCCAAGGCGGGCGAGATGTGCGAGCGCTTCGACGCGCTGCACCTGGTCGAGGGCGACCGCGTCACCGAGACCGTGCCGACCTACCGGGGCGAGGGCAAGACCTTCCTGTGA